One stretch of Gopherus flavomarginatus isolate rGopFla2 chromosome 2, rGopFla2.mat.asm, whole genome shotgun sequence DNA includes these proteins:
- the RMDN1 gene encoding regulator of microtubule dynamics protein 1 isoform X3 — MARTWLHTDRFRSDTLTGFPRMQAGRAKHGVAHHGGSGYHPEVFTPRRRLGGEAAPVRSWRREARLVAAGAVEEIIEQADYLYGSGETKKLYQLLTQHKNSEDAEILWRLARASRDLAQLSSTSAEEKKQLVYEALEYAKKALEKNELSFAVHKWYAICISDVGDYEGIKTKIANAYVIKEHFQKAIELNPKDATSIHLMGIWCYSFAEMPWYQSKIAAMLFATPPTSTYEEALSYFHKAEEVDPNFYSKNLLLLGKTYLKLNNKKMALLWLTKTRDYPAHTEEDKQVQKEAVELLNSI; from the exons ATGGCCCGGACATGGTTGCACACGGACCGCTTCCGGTCGGATACTCTTACTGGGTTCCCCAGGATGCAGGCGGGTCGGGCCAAGCACGGGGTGGCGCATCATGGCGGCAGCGGTTATCATCCTGAGGTCTTCACGCCGAGGCGCCGCCTGGGTGGGGAAGCGGCTCCTGTCCGAAGCTGGAGGCGTGAGGCGCGGCTGGTGGCGGCAGGCGCAG TTGAGGAAATCATAGAGCAAGCAGACTACCTGTATGGGAGTGGAGAAACCAAAAAGCTCTATCAATTGCTGACCCAGCACAAAAACAG TGAGGATGCGGAGATATTATGGCGTCTAGCGCGGGCCTCACGTGATCTAGCCCAACTTAGCAGCACCTCTGCAGAGGAGAAAAAGCAACTAGTTTATGAAGCTCTTGAATATGCGAAGAAGGCActggaaaaaaatgaattaagTTTTGCAGTACACAAG tGGTATGCAATCTGCATCAGTGATGTTGGAGATTATGAAGGAATCAAGACTAAAATTGCAAATGCATATGTTATCAAGGAACACTTCCAG AAGGCCATTGAACTGAATCCTAAAGATGCTACCTCAATTCACCTTATGGGCATTTG GTGTTACTCATTTGCTGAAATGCCATGGTACCAAAGCAAAATAGCTGCAATGCTGTTTGCAACACCGCCAACCTCCACGTATGAAGAG GCCCTAAGTTACTTTCACAAGGCTGAAGAAG TGGATCCAAACTTCTACAGCAAAAACTTGCTACTTTTGGGGAAGACATACCTGAAGTTaaacaacaaaaagatggccctCTTGTGGCTAACAAAAACCAGGGATTATCCGGCACATACGGAGGAGGATAAACAG gtaCAGAAAGAAGCTGTGGAACTGCTCAATTCTATATGA
- the RMDN1 gene encoding regulator of microtubule dynamics protein 1 isoform X1, giving the protein MAAAVIILRSSRRGAAWVGKRLLSEAGGVRRGWWRQAQMFGKLTLFRRGLALSAVSYLGYEAYNSISHSAVVHASVKVEEIIEQADYLYGSGETKKLYQLLTQHKNSEDAEILWRLARASRDLAQLSSTSAEEKKQLVYEALEYAKKALEKNELSFAVHKWYAICISDVGDYEGIKTKIANAYVIKEHFQKAIELNPKDATSIHLMGIWCYSFAEMPWYQSKIAAMLFATPPTSTYEEALSYFHKAEEVDPNFYSKNLLLLGKTYLKLNNKKMALLWLTKTRDYPAHTEEDKQVQKEAVELLNSI; this is encoded by the exons ATGGCGGCAGCGGTTATCATCCTGAGGTCTTCACGCCGAGGCGCCGCCTGGGTGGGGAAGCGGCTCCTGTCCGAAGCTGGAGGCGTGAGGCGCGGCTGGTGGCGGCAGGCGCAG atgTTTGGAAAATTAACTCTTTTCAGAAGAGGGCTTGCACTCTCAGCAGTTTCTTACTTGGGTTATGAAGCTTACAACTCTATTTCTCACTCTGCTGTGGTTCATGCTAGTGTCAAAG TTGAGGAAATCATAGAGCAAGCAGACTACCTGTATGGGAGTGGAGAAACCAAAAAGCTCTATCAATTGCTGACCCAGCACAAAAACAG TGAGGATGCGGAGATATTATGGCGTCTAGCGCGGGCCTCACGTGATCTAGCCCAACTTAGCAGCACCTCTGCAGAGGAGAAAAAGCAACTAGTTTATGAAGCTCTTGAATATGCGAAGAAGGCActggaaaaaaatgaattaagTTTTGCAGTACACAAG tGGTATGCAATCTGCATCAGTGATGTTGGAGATTATGAAGGAATCAAGACTAAAATTGCAAATGCATATGTTATCAAGGAACACTTCCAG AAGGCCATTGAACTGAATCCTAAAGATGCTACCTCAATTCACCTTATGGGCATTTG GTGTTACTCATTTGCTGAAATGCCATGGTACCAAAGCAAAATAGCTGCAATGCTGTTTGCAACACCGCCAACCTCCACGTATGAAGAG GCCCTAAGTTACTTTCACAAGGCTGAAGAAG TGGATCCAAACTTCTACAGCAAAAACTTGCTACTTTTGGGGAAGACATACCTGAAGTTaaacaacaaaaagatggccctCTTGTGGCTAACAAAAACCAGGGATTATCCGGCACATACGGAGGAGGATAAACAG gtaCAGAAAGAAGCTGTGGAACTGCTCAATTCTATATGA
- the RMDN1 gene encoding regulator of microtubule dynamics protein 1 isoform X2 gives MAAAVIILRSSRRGAAWVGKRLLSEAGGVRRGWWRQAQMFGKLTLFRRGLALSAVSYLGYEAYNSISHSAVVHASVKVEEIIEQADYLYGSGETKKLYQLLTQHKNSEDAEILWRLARASRDLAQLSSTSAEEKKQLVYEALEYAKKALEKNELSFAVHKWYAICISDVGDYEGIKTKIANAYVIKEHFQKAIELNPKDATSIHLMGIWCYSFAEMPWYQSKIAAMLFATPPTSTYEEALSYFHKAEEVDPNFYSKNLLLLGKTYLKLNNKKMALLWLTKTRDYPAHTEEDKQVQKEAVELLNSI, from the exons ATGGCGGCAGCGGTTATCATCCTGAGGTCTTCACGCCGAGGCGCCGCCTGGGTGGGGAAGCGGCTCCTGTCCGAAGCTGGAGGCGTGAGGCGCGGCTGGTGGCGGCAGGCGCAG atgTTTGGAAAATTAACTCTTTTCAGAAGAGGGCTTGCACTCTCAGCAGTTTCTTACTTGGGTTATGAAGCTTACAACTCTATTTCTCACTCTGCTGTGGTTCATGCTAGTGTCAAAG TTGAGGAAATCATAGAGCAAGCAGACTACCTGTATGGGAGTGGAGAAACCAAAAAGCTCTATCAATTGCTGACCCAGCACAAAAACAG TGAGGATGCGGAGATATTATGGCGTCTAGCGCGGGCCTCACGTGATCTAGCCCAACTTAGCAGCACCTCTGCAGAGGAGAAAAAGCAACTAGTTTATGAAGCTCTTGAATATGCGAAGAAGGCActggaaaaaaatgaattaagTTTTGCAGTACACAAG tGGTATGCAATCTGCATCAGTGATGTTGGAGATTATGAAGGAATCAAGACTAAAATTGCAAATGCATATGTTATCAAGGAACACTTCCAG AAGGCCATTGAACTGAATCCTAAAGATGCTACCTCAATTCACCTTATGGGCATTTG GTGTTACTCATTTGCTGAAATGCCATGGTACCAAAGCAAAATAGCTGCAATGCTGTTTGCAACACCGCCAACCTCCACGTATGAAGAG GCCCTAAGTTACTTTCACAAGGCTGAAGAAG TGGATCCAAACTTCTACAGCAAAAACTTGCTACTTTTGGGGAAGACATACCTGAAGTTaaacaacaaaaagatggccctCTTGTGGCTAACAAAAACCAGGGATTATCCGGCACATACGGAGGAGGATAAACAG
- the RMDN1 gene encoding regulator of microtubule dynamics protein 1 isoform X4, which produces MAAAVIILRSSRRGAAWVGKRLLSEAGGVRRGWWRQAQMFGKLTLFRRGLALSAVSYLGYEAYNSISHSAVVHASVKVEEIIEQADYLYGSGETKKLYQLLTQHKNSEDAEILWRLARASRDLAQLSSTSAEEKKQLVYEALEYAKKALEKNELSFAVHKWYAICISDVGDYEGIKTKIANAYVIKEHFQKAIELNPKDATSIHLMGICGSKLLQQKLATFGEDIPEVKQQKDGPLVANKNQGLSGTYGGG; this is translated from the exons ATGGCGGCAGCGGTTATCATCCTGAGGTCTTCACGCCGAGGCGCCGCCTGGGTGGGGAAGCGGCTCCTGTCCGAAGCTGGAGGCGTGAGGCGCGGCTGGTGGCGGCAGGCGCAG atgTTTGGAAAATTAACTCTTTTCAGAAGAGGGCTTGCACTCTCAGCAGTTTCTTACTTGGGTTATGAAGCTTACAACTCTATTTCTCACTCTGCTGTGGTTCATGCTAGTGTCAAAG TTGAGGAAATCATAGAGCAAGCAGACTACCTGTATGGGAGTGGAGAAACCAAAAAGCTCTATCAATTGCTGACCCAGCACAAAAACAG TGAGGATGCGGAGATATTATGGCGTCTAGCGCGGGCCTCACGTGATCTAGCCCAACTTAGCAGCACCTCTGCAGAGGAGAAAAAGCAACTAGTTTATGAAGCTCTTGAATATGCGAAGAAGGCActggaaaaaaatgaattaagTTTTGCAGTACACAAG tGGTATGCAATCTGCATCAGTGATGTTGGAGATTATGAAGGAATCAAGACTAAAATTGCAAATGCATATGTTATCAAGGAACACTTCCAG AAGGCCATTGAACTGAATCCTAAAGATGCTACCTCAATTCACCTTATGGGCATTTG TGGATCCAAACTTCTACAGCAAAAACTTGCTACTTTTGGGGAAGACATACCTGAAGTTaaacaacaaaaagatggccctCTTGTGGCTAACAAAAACCAGGGATTATCCGGCACATACGGAGGAGGATAA